One window of the Fusobacterium animalis 7_1 genome contains the following:
- the fap2 gene encoding galactose-inhibitable autotransporter adhesin Fap2: MGNNLCKVEKDLRSIAKRYKSVKYSLGLAILFLMLGVSAFSEEVNTEQMKVVPTREEIVSSKENLKNSVGGLQTKINDARSENEKALKGLRLELIQLMEQGNQVVKSPWSSWQFGMNYFYDHWGSEYKGRGDKPQKYLFNGIYTRGNWKVRNAMDVAENQRVGGRPLTPGNDSLNSWKNANNSSNSGVKIDRDNSISSSTNGNRSWGLVDLENLREPTNEVEILARISPKEVTKQAISLNITEPTVQTLEAPDVNPQVNEPLPAPVIDLPEVETVTINPLTINAPDAPTAPSAPTINIGITAPSAPSAPTINVVPTSPSTPSAPTINIGIQPPSITPLSITTPDSVDAPNVVSPQIKPVDFTVDPGGDSNAYSSEKHNSHQGWKASWSKTINVTELTNRNYVSLTRDTADSTIPTDQVINVTKENNRAMVVDEVRKNGIVVDFKGTINLQRSQNVGIDLQGTHQGSKSDPLIANIYNSGKIIGNAKYGSTANKEQIAFGFNNADGSNNTTMTNMVNKGEITLNAPSSAGIQLKPEDPHDWQPNSWNAAPLQIDNKTPNKIKGRVLMKADNQKDINLNGSGSFGMVTVFNEGVPKRLFAPSYVTNYENLRSERTYDGERVLPGGEIGRSALSDSKYTSGVYNTGNININGDSSIGVGLLQEIQEVKLAGNINIGTKAVTQETGISNLPNAGSKTYSINKVEEAVGVFAGVPTMPVKPGETDTLINGSGARNTATSLVGTETVEINGNISLGEHATQSIGALVGDTEVDLNKGQLTENGVNKGSNADRKLKRSGDITAKSNSIINVGGKKNYGFVVSNSAHSSKFGTTVDSLEYKVDKTHHGKGINEGKINVTGDESVGFAMIKGGDSKSSGIISVGNNAENSIGFYGKEDSFTNSGTIEVTSAKKKNKAVVLDGTNASNKINFTNTGNIYVNTSDNGNKNLDGDGNIGIYAQGNYKIEHNSGIVKAGKDAIAFYVKNSTGEVNINAPIELANSNKATTIGIYSDGDAKVKFGASSSLKIGEKAVGLYSADPTKFNNTFEIETGKTLNVELGKNSTFGLLNGNKNVTNSPLLSKYLNNNTTDKINITKFDEGASLFYATLKAKAILDEDYKVTNADAASTSVLVANDGANVEIASGKKLETNTNVGLVATKGAGASLSTSVAENKGTLISTRTDKGIGIYTYTANGENSGTIIMKNQNSVGILGSGGSNLKNTGKIELEAISSAGVYAENSNMINSGTASEIVVKKKASVGIYARETSISSVPKNVKNEGKIEIKADGDGKSAGIYSKKEGGAKLTIENTGNIEVAQKASAGIYAKNESNQANTESVVTNSGLIKMSAENSIGIMGEKSKVENSGTGTKGIEIAGKKSAGILVTKESEVVNSGRILLANNSILASSDGLVGISVDGSSTGENDASGEIKIDAAYSTGMLSSGGDITNAGKIDLEKKESIGIYATNANVTNNGATTKGIFIKDEKSVGIYSKINSSSTADKIVTNSGTIDIGGTSKTGSAGIYSIVENGATKRLSTVSSGNITISQKESVGIYAKNKSSQANIESVVTNSGNGKIEVKNEGSAGILVEKSKVTNTAVGTNGIIVSAKKSAGIIGKLGSEIINSGIIKTETATPTAAADGVVGISLNASKATNDSNGTITLDTNYSTGMFGENSSTAINEGNITGTNKENIVGMAGKATTVTNKKTITLSAKKSTGIFGEDNSTLLNDTNGNITVKEESSVGIYSKGNNKIAENKGIILAEKKKSAGMLGSEGKLENSNSITTQDEESAGMYVENSSATNKKTITANGKKSAGVYVKLDKAAGGTIAGTNEGTNATITMTNEGSAAMLGEVKSLVTNNSATLTLTNQNSIVVNTKETVGMMITNDTTGIPNSNVKALNTGTIDLNSGATNKDNIGILANKRATGINEKNINVNSKSSVGMLAKEGSNIENNTTFSTINLKAESGIGMLADGKDASGNISTALNNARIVATSIGKRSLGMLAQNNGKVGNNKNIDILAENGVGIFVSETGVGENTSTGTISLENKESVGIFAKNNGTNDTAKNSGTINLGKADGSTSHESLIGMFAQAESGKTASVKNTKDININTKKSVGMYAKNDASNITDVDLENTGDININSQESAGIYAPKSNISKVGTITLKNSTVSNGSSAVYVSNGGKVADTASAKINLGKVNQNRVAYYVNGKDSALAGANIGKITGYGVGVYLQGASGDKATLDSNTSKLDYTAQGTGNGIIGLLLKGETDIQSYIKGIKVGNTVPRSNPSDKDKYAIGIYADAQGTAGTPYNITTPITAGKSGVGIFADKDSNINYTGNMEIGDGTTAGTGIFITKKIGATGGRVTLGSNTIKLKGTKGVVAIASEGTEFNGGTATIELEGKDVQGVGVYGKKGSDVDVSHWNFNNHGNSAEEVRSEEGKVHINGNKNLKPRMVLTHVINGETSIVTGKTVTSVNDGTITAKENIGLMAEGIKNHGMTIWQEGNFEAVNHGTIDFSAAEKSTAMFINSARGKNDGTIKVGKNSIGIYGFYNKDTRKYEGAPASPDPNKLEIETTSNSKISLGDASTGMYLINAEKIENKGGQITSESGATKNVGIYAVNGQDSINVNNKNLTMTTAANIALGNGSVGLYSKGQSYTVRNSVTNTGNITVGDKMTGSPSVAMYAENTNLTTDSKITVGKDGIAFYGKNSDITAKGSANFSNKGVLAYLENSKFISHLGNLGATQNTMLYLKNSIAQLDGAGTKVDMDVADGYTGAYIEGNSTLTGVKTIKLGQDSTGLFLKDANFVSNAESITGTKDKARGILATNSNLTNNSKIFLSGAESIGIYSNANNTKSVVNNGELTIAGKKTLGVFLKGSQSLENKANINIADSANSLEPTIGIYTAEGSSNIRHTSGTIDVGQKSIGIYSTTNSNVEMNGGKIHVKDQGIGIYKQNGKATIKGELDIDTHIATTKDSEPTGVYAVNGTEINDQASKISIGAKSYGFILNNTDVNNTNIYNNTDAGTVTMGNDSVFLYSNGKAIINNKRDISANNSNHLIAFYIKNGGDFTNNGTIDFSTGKGNIGIYAPGGKATNKGRILVGATDDIDPMTGKVYTDVSKTVYGIGMAADNGGHIVNEGEIRIYNNKSIGMYGKGVGTTVENKGTISLDGSRATATNKIQSMTGVYVDDGATFKNYGTITTTDSYAGRDGKVNENVTGLAGVAVMNGSTLENHGKIYIDADNSYGVLIRGKRDTKGNVERYAVIKNYGEIKVRGKGTWGISWKDVSQADIDELQKQINSKISSDPERQALREAEGTDKNYQGVTITVKDGKPTFLRNGVPISDSEVEQIGKLIGKESNLGMSDIGFYVDTLGRTKPIDIDGANPPINSQLIIGTEYSEKTNKKQWFVKGDVIKPFLDQIQGRNFKLTSIAGSLTWIATPVLDNYGQITGVAMAKLPYTSFVKKTDNAWNFTDGLEQRYDMNALDSVEKRIFNKLNGIGKNEEALLTQAYDEMMGHQYANVQQRVQATGNILDKEFNHLRDSWSNPSKDSNKIKTFGMKGEYKTDTAGVIDYKYNAYGVAYVHENEDIKLGRGTGWYTGIVHNRFKFKDIGNSKEEQLQAKVGLFKSVPFDDNNSLNWTISGDMFVGYNKMHRKFLVVDEIFNAKSKYYTYGIGIKNEIGKEFRLSEGFSIRPYGALKVEYGRVSKIKEKSGEVRLEVKHNDYLSIKPEVGTELAYRHYFGIKTLRTSLEVAYENELGRVANGKNKAKVAYTNADWFNIRGEKEDRRGNVKFDLNVGLDNQRLGVTGNVGYDTKGHNVRGGVGLRVIF, translated from the coding sequence ATGGGGAACAATCTGTGTAAGGTAGAAAAAGACTTGCGTTCAATAGCCAAAAGATATAAGTCAGTAAAATATTCATTAGGCTTAGCAATTCTTTTTTTAATGTTGGGAGTAAGTGCATTTTCAGAAGAAGTAAATACTGAACAAATGAAAGTAGTCCCAACAAGAGAAGAAATAGTTTCATCAAAAGAAAATTTAAAAAATTCCGTTGGAGGCTTACAAACAAAAATTAATGATGCAAGATCAGAAAATGAAAAAGCATTGAAAGGTTTAAGATTAGAATTGATTCAATTGATGGAACAAGGAAATCAAGTAGTAAAATCACCTTGGAGTTCATGGCAATTTGGAATGAACTATTTTTATGATCACTGGGGAAGTGAATACAAAGGAAGAGGGGATAAACCACAAAAATATCTTTTTAATGGAATATATACAAGAGGTAATTGGAAAGTTAGAAATGCTATGGATGTAGCTGAAAACCAAAGAGTTGGAGGAAGACCATTAACTCCTGGAAATGATTCATTAAATTCTTGGAAAAATGCAAATAATTCGTCAAATAGTGGAGTAAAAATAGATAGAGATAATTCAATAAGTTCATCAACTAATGGGAATAGAAGTTGGGGATTAGTAGATTTGGAAAATTTAAGAGAACCTACTAATGAAGTTGAAATACTTGCTCGTATTTCTCCAAAAGAAGTTACAAAACAAGCAATTTCTTTAAATATAACAGAACCAACAGTACAAACTTTGGAAGCACCAGATGTAAATCCACAAGTAAATGAGCCATTGCCTGCTCCAGTTATTGATTTACCAGAGGTTGAAACTGTAACTATTAATCCATTGACTATTAATGCACCTGATGCACCAACAGCACCAAGTGCACCAACTATAAATATAGGAATAACAGCACCAAGTGCACCAAGTGCACCAACTATTAACGTTGTGCCAACTAGTCCTAGTACACCAAGTGCACCAACTATAAATATAGGAATTCAACCACCAAGTATAACACCATTGTCTATAACAACACCTGATAGTGTTGATGCACCAAATGTTGTATCACCTCAAATTAAACCAGTTGATTTTACAGTAGATCCTGGTGGAGATTCTAATGCTTATTCAAGTGAAAAACATAACTCACATCAAGGGTGGAAAGCCTCTTGGTCTAAAACAATAAATGTTACAGAATTAACAAATAGAAACTATGTATCTTTAACAAGAGATACAGCTGATTCTACTATTCCAACAGATCAAGTTATTAATGTTACCAAAGAAAATAACAGAGCTATGGTTGTAGATGAAGTTAGAAAAAATGGAATAGTAGTAGATTTTAAAGGAACAATTAATTTACAAAGATCTCAAAATGTGGGAATAGATTTACAAGGAACACATCAAGGTTCTAAATCAGATCCTTTAATTGCTAATATATATAATTCTGGTAAGATAATAGGAAATGCAAAATATGGAAGTACTGCTAATAAAGAGCAAATTGCTTTTGGATTTAATAATGCTGATGGTTCTAATAATACAACAATGACCAATATGGTAAATAAGGGAGAGATTACATTAAATGCTCCATCTAGTGCAGGTATTCAATTAAAACCTGAAGATCCACATGATTGGCAGCCAAACAGTTGGAATGCAGCACCACTTCAAATTGACAATAAAACTCCAAATAAAATAAAGGGAAGAGTTTTAATGAAAGCTGATAACCAAAAAGATATAAATCTTAATGGTAGTGGAAGTTTTGGAATGGTAACTGTTTTTAATGAAGGAGTTCCTAAAAGATTATTTGCTCCAAGCTATGTAACAAATTATGAAAATTTAAGATCAGAAAGAACTTATGATGGAGAAAGAGTTTTACCTGGTGGAGAAATTGGTAGATCTGCATTGTCTGATTCAAAATATACAAGTGGAGTATATAATACAGGAAATATAAATATTAATGGTGATAGTAGCATAGGAGTTGGTTTACTTCAAGAAATTCAAGAAGTAAAACTTGCTGGAAATATTAATATAGGAACAAAAGCAGTAACTCAAGAAACTGGTATTTCAAATTTACCAAATGCAGGATCTAAAACTTATAGTATAAATAAAGTAGAAGAGGCTGTTGGAGTTTTTGCTGGAGTACCAACTATGCCAGTAAAACCAGGAGAAACAGATACTTTAATTAATGGTAGTGGTGCAAGAAATACAGCAACTAGTTTAGTTGGAACTGAAACAGTTGAGATAAATGGGAATATAAGTTTAGGAGAACATGCAACTCAAAGTATAGGAGCCTTAGTTGGAGATACAGAAGTTGACCTAAATAAAGGACAATTGACTGAAAATGGAGTAAATAAAGGTTCTAATGCAGACCGTAAATTAAAAAGAAGTGGAGATATAACTGCAAAATCTAATTCTATTATTAATGTAGGTGGAAAGAAAAACTATGGTTTTGTTGTAAGCAATTCAGCACACTCTTCTAAATTTGGAACTACAGTGGATAGTCTAGAGTATAAGGTAGATAAAACTCATCATGGAAAAGGAATAAATGAAGGCAAAATAAATGTAACAGGAGATGAATCTGTTGGTTTTGCTATGATAAAAGGTGGAGATTCAAAAAGTAGTGGAATAATAAGTGTAGGAAATAATGCAGAAAATTCAATAGGATTTTATGGAAAAGAAGATAGTTTTACTAATAGTGGAACAATAGAAGTAACTTCAGCAAAAAAGAAAAATAAAGCAGTAGTTTTGGATGGAACAAATGCTTCAAATAAAATTAACTTTACTAATACTGGAAATATTTATGTAAATACTTCAGATAATGGTAATAAAAATTTAGATGGAGATGGAAATATAGGAATCTATGCTCAAGGAAATTATAAGATAGAACATAATTCTGGTATAGTAAAGGCAGGAAAAGATGCTATTGCATTTTATGTAAAGAATTCAACAGGAGAGGTTAATATTAATGCACCTATTGAATTAGCTAATAGCAATAAGGCAACTACAATAGGTATATATTCAGATGGAGATGCTAAAGTAAAATTTGGAGCAAGTTCTTCATTAAAAATAGGAGAAAAGGCAGTAGGATTGTATTCGGCTGATCCTACTAAATTCAATAATACATTTGAAATTGAAACTGGAAAAACTCTAAATGTAGAATTAGGTAAAAATTCAACTTTTGGACTTTTAAATGGAAATAAAAATGTTACGAACTCACCATTATTAAGTAAATATTTGAATAATAATACAACTGATAAAATTAATATAACTAAATTTGATGAAGGAGCAAGTTTATTCTATGCAACATTAAAAGCAAAAGCTATTTTAGACGAAGATTATAAAGTAACAAATGCTGATGCTGCATCAACATCTGTTTTAGTAGCAAATGATGGTGCAAATGTTGAAATTGCAAGTGGAAAAAAATTAGAAACAAATACTAATGTTGGACTTGTTGCAACTAAGGGTGCAGGAGCAAGTTTATCTACTTCAGTAGCTGAAAATAAAGGTACTCTTATATCCACTAGAACTGATAAAGGTATAGGGATTTATACATATACTGCTAATGGAGAAAATAGTGGAACTATTATAATGAAAAATCAAAATTCAGTTGGAATTTTAGGAAGTGGTGGTTCTAATTTAAAAAATACTGGAAAAATAGAATTAGAAGCAATTTCGTCAGCAGGTGTATATGCAGAAAATTCTAATATGATAAATTCAGGAACTGCTTCTGAAATTGTTGTGAAGAAAAAAGCCTCAGTGGGAATTTATGCAAGAGAAACATCAATTTCAAGTGTTCCTAAAAATGTAAAAAATGAGGGAAAAATAGAAATTAAAGCTGATGGAGATGGAAAATCAGCAGGTATATATTCTAAAAAAGAAGGTGGAGCAAAACTAACTATTGAAAATACAGGAAATATTGAAGTAGCTCAAAAAGCCTCAGCAGGAATCTATGCAAAGAATGAAAGTAATCAAGCTAATACAGAATCTGTTGTAACTAATAGTGGATTAATAAAAATGAGTGCAGAAAATTCTATTGGTATTATGGGAGAAAAATCTAAAGTAGAAAATTCTGGAACTGGAACTAAGGGGATTGAAATAGCTGGGAAAAAATCAGCAGGTATTTTAGTAACTAAAGAATCAGAAGTAGTTAATAGTGGAAGAATTTTATTAGCAAATAATTCAATCTTAGCTTCTTCTGATGGACTAGTAGGAATTTCAGTTGATGGTTCTTCAACAGGAGAAAATGATGCTAGTGGAGAAATTAAAATTGATGCAGCTTATAGTACAGGAATGTTAAGTTCTGGTGGAGATATAACAAATGCTGGAAAAATAGATCTTGAAAAGAAAGAGTCAATAGGAATATATGCTACTAATGCTAATGTTACTAATAATGGAGCTACAACAAAAGGAATTTTTATTAAAGATGAAAAATCTGTAGGTATTTATTCTAAAATAAATTCTAGTTCAACAGCAGATAAAATTGTAACAAATAGTGGAACAATAGATATTGGTGGAACTTCAAAAACAGGTTCGGCAGGTATTTATTCTATAGTAGAAAATGGAGCAACTAAAAGATTAAGTACAGTAAGTAGTGGAAATATCACTATAAGCCAAAAAGAATCAGTAGGAATATATGCAAAGAACAAAAGTTCTCAAGCTAATATAGAATCTGTTGTAACAAATAGTGGTAATGGAAAAATAGAAGTTAAAAATGAAGGTTCAGCAGGTATTTTAGTAGAAAAATCTAAAGTAACAAATACAGCTGTTGGAACTAATGGAATAATAGTATCTGCAAAGAAATCAGCAGGTATAATAGGGAAATTAGGTTCAGAGATAATAAACAGTGGTATTATAAAAACCGAAACTGCAACACCAACAGCTGCTGCGGATGGTGTGGTAGGAATTTCTTTAAATGCTTCTAAAGCAACTAATGACTCTAATGGAACTATTACTTTAGATACTAATTATTCAACAGGAATGTTTGGAGAAAATTCTTCAACAGCAATAAATGAAGGAAATATAACTGGAACTAATAAAGAAAATATAGTAGGAATGGCAGGAAAAGCTACAACAGTAACTAATAAAAAAACTATTACTTTAAGTGCTAAAAAATCAACAGGAATATTTGGAGAGGATAATTCTACACTGTTAAATGACACAAATGGAAATATCACAGTAAAAGAAGAAAGTTCAGTGGGAATTTATTCAAAAGGAAATAATAAAATAGCAGAAAATAAAGGAATAATTTTAGCTGAAAAGAAAAAATCAGCAGGAATGCTTGGAAGTGAAGGAAAACTTGAAAATAGTAATTCTATAACAACACAAGATGAAGAATCAGCAGGAATGTATGTTGAAAATTCTAGTGCTACTAATAAGAAAACTATTACTGCTAATGGTAAAAAATCAGCAGGAGTATATGTAAAATTAGATAAAGCTGCTGGTGGAACAATTGCTGGAACAAATGAAGGAACAAATGCTACTATAACAATGACAAATGAAGGTTCGGCAGCTATGCTAGGAGAAGTTAAGTCATTAGTAACAAATAATTCTGCTACTTTGACATTGACAAATCAAAATAGTATTGTTGTTAATACCAAAGAAACTGTTGGAATGATGATTACAAATGACACAACTGGAATTCCAAATTCTAATGTGAAAGCTTTGAATACTGGAACTATTGATTTGAATTCTGGTGCAACAAATAAAGATAATATTGGAATATTAGCAAATAAAAGGGCAACTGGAATTAATGAAAAAAATATTAATGTAAATAGTAAATCATCAGTTGGTATGTTAGCAAAAGAAGGTTCTAATATTGAAAATAATACAACTTTTAGTACTATAAATTTAAAAGCTGAATCTGGAATAGGAATGTTAGCAGATGGAAAAGATGCTAGTGGAAATATATCTACTGCTCTTAATAATGCAAGAATTGTTGCTACATCAATAGGAAAAAGATCTTTAGGAATGCTTGCTCAAAATAATGGAAAGGTTGGAAACAATAAAAATATTGATATTTTAGCTGAAAATGGAGTAGGTATATTTGTTTCTGAAACTGGTGTAGGAGAAAATACATCTACTGGAACAATATCTTTAGAAAATAAAGAGTCAGTTGGAATATTTGCAAAAAATAATGGAACTAATGATACTGCAAAAAATTCTGGAACTATTAATTTAGGTAAAGCTGATGGTTCAACATCACATGAATCATTAATAGGTATGTTTGCACAAGCAGAGTCAGGAAAAACAGCTAGTGTAAAAAATACAAAAGATATTAATATAAATACAAAAAAATCAGTAGGTATGTATGCAAAAAATGACGCTTCAAATATAACTGATGTAGATTTAGAAAATACAGGAGATATTAATATCAATTCTCAAGAATCAGCAGGAATTTATGCACCTAAATCAAATATTTCAAAAGTGGGAACAATCACTTTAAAAAATTCAACTGTTTCTAATGGTTCTTCAGCTGTATATGTTTCAAATGGAGGAAAAGTTGCTGACACGGCTAGTGCAAAAATTAATTTAGGAAAAGTAAATCAAAATAGAGTTGCTTATTATGTAAATGGTAAAGATAGTGCCTTAGCTGGAGCTAATATTGGGAAAATTACAGGATATGGAGTTGGAGTATATTTACAAGGAGCAAGTGGAGATAAAGCTACATTGGATAGTAATACTTCAAAATTAGATTATACAGCTCAAGGAACTGGAAATGGAATAATAGGATTGCTATTAAAAGGTGAAACAGATATTCAATCTTATATAAAGGGAATCAAAGTTGGAAATACAGTACCAAGATCTAATCCAAGTGATAAGGATAAATATGCAATAGGTATTTATGCAGATGCACAAGGAACAGCTGGAACTCCTTATAATATAACAACCCCTATCACAGCTGGAAAAAGTGGAGTAGGAATTTTTGCTGATAAGGACAGTAATATTAATTACACTGGAAATATGGAAATTGGTGATGGAACAACAGCTGGAACAGGAATATTTATAACTAAGAAAATTGGAGCAACAGGAGGAAGAGTTACTTTAGGTTCAAATACTATTAAATTAAAGGGAACAAAAGGAGTTGTGGCTATTGCTTCTGAAGGAACAGAATTTAATGGTGGAACTGCAACAATAGAATTGGAAGGAAAAGATGTTCAAGGTGTAGGAGTTTATGGTAAAAAAGGTTCAGACGTTGATGTAAGTCACTGGAATTTCAATAACCATGGAAACTCAGCAGAAGAAGTTCGTTCTGAAGAAGGAAAAGTCCATATTAATGGAAACAAAAATTTAAAACCTAGGATGGTTTTAACTCATGTTATCAATGGAGAAACTTCTATTGTTACTGGAAAAACAGTTACTTCTGTAAATGATGGAACTATTACAGCTAAGGAAAATATTGGACTTATGGCAGAAGGAATTAAAAATCATGGTATGACTATTTGGCAAGAAGGGAATTTTGAAGCAGTAAATCATGGAACTATTGATTTTTCAGCTGCTGAGAAGTCAACAGCAATGTTTATAAATTCTGCAAGAGGTAAAAATGATGGAACTATTAAAGTTGGAAAAAATTCAATAGGTATTTATGGTTTCTACAATAAAGATACAAGAAAATATGAAGGAGCTCCTGCTAGTCCAGACCCAAATAAATTAGAAATAGAAACAACTTCAAATTCTAAAATAAGTTTAGGAGATGCTTCAACAGGAATGTATTTGATAAATGCTGAAAAAATAGAAAATAAAGGTGGACAAATAACTTCTGAAAGTGGAGCAACTAAAAATGTTGGTATTTATGCAGTAAATGGACAAGATTCAATTAATGTCAATAATAAGAATTTAACTATGACAACAGCTGCTAATATAGCATTAGGTAATGGCTCAGTCGGTTTATATAGTAAAGGACAATCTTATACAGTTAGAAATTCTGTAACAAATACAGGAAATATAACGGTAGGAGATAAGATGACTGGGTCACCATCAGTTGCTATGTATGCTGAAAATACAAATTTAACTACTGATTCTAAGATAACAGTAGGAAAAGATGGTATAGCTTTTTATGGAAAAAATTCAGATATCACTGCTAAAGGAAGTGCAAATTTTTCAAATAAAGGTGTGCTTGCATATTTAGAAAATTCTAAATTTATTTCTCATTTAGGAAATTTAGGAGCAACCCAAAATACTATGCTATATCTAAAAAATAGTATAGCCCAATTAGATGGAGCAGGAACTAAAGTTGATATGGATGTTGCTGATGGTTATACAGGAGCATATATAGAAGGAAACTCAACATTAACTGGAGTAAAGACAATAAAATTAGGGCAAGATTCTACTGGACTTTTCCTAAAAGATGCTAATTTTGTTTCTAATGCAGAATCAATAACTGGAACAAAAGATAAAGCAAGAGGAATTTTAGCAACAAACTCTAATTTGACAAATAATAGTAAAATCTTTTTAAGTGGGGCAGAATCTATTGGAATCTATTCTAATGCAAATAATACAAAGTCTGTTGTTAATAATGGAGAATTAACAATAGCTGGTAAAAAAACATTAGGAGTATTTTTGAAGGGTAGTCAATCTTTAGAAAATAAAGCTAATATAAATATTGCTGATTCAGCAAATTCATTGGAGCCAACAATAGGTATTTATACAGCAGAAGGAAGTTCAAATATTAGACATACATCAGGAACAATAGATGTTGGACAAAAATCTATTGGTATTTATTCTACAACTAATTCAAATGTAGAAATGAATGGTGGAAAGATCCATGTAAAAGACCAAGGTATAGGAATTTACAAACAAAATGGAAAGGCTACTATAAAAGGTGAATTAGATATTGATACACATATTGCAACAACAAAAGATAGTGAACCAACTGGTGTGTATGCAGTAAATGGAACAGAAATAAATGATCAAGCATCTAAGATTTCAATTGGAGCTAAATCTTATGGCTTCATTTTAAATAATACTGATGTAAATAACACTAATATTTATAATAATACAGATGCAGGAACTGTAACTATGGGAAATGACAGTGTGTTCTTGTATTCCAATGGAAAAGCTATTATCAATAATAAAAGAGATATCAGTGCAAATAATTCTAATCATTTAATAGCTTTCTATATTAAGAATGGTGGAGATTTTACAAATAATGGAACAATAGATTTTTCAACTGGTAAAGGAAATATAGGAATCTATGCACCAGGAGGAAAGGCAACAAATAAAGGAAGAATATTAGTTGGAGCAACTGATGATATAGACCCAATGACTGGAAAAGTATATACTGATGTTTCAAAAACTGTTTATGGTATAGGAATGGCTGCTGATAATGGTGGACATATTGTAAACGAAGGTGAAATTAGAATATATAATAATAAATCTATTGGTATGTATGGAAAAGGTGTAGGAACTACTGTTGAAAATAAAGGAACTATCAGTTTAGATGGAAGCAGAGCAACAGCAACTAATAAAATCCAAAGTATGACAGGAGTATATGTTGATGACGGAGCTACTTTTAAAAATTATGGAACAATAACAACAACAGATTCTTATGCTGGAAGAGATGGAAAAGTAAATGAAAATGTTACAGGACTTGCAGGAGTTGCTGTAATGAATGGTTCAACTCTTGAAAACCATGGAAAAATCTATATAGATGCTGATAATAGTTATGGAGTTCTAATTAGAGGTAAAAGAGATACAAAAGGTAATGTAGAAAGATATGCAGTAATTAAAAACTATGGTGAAATCAAAGTAAGAGGTAAAGGAACTTGGGGTATCAGTTGGAAAGATGTAAGTCAAGCAGATATTGACGAATTACAAAAACAAATTAATTCTAAAATTTCTTCTGATCCAGAAAGACAAGCATTAAGAGAAGCAGAAGGAACAGATAAGAATTATCAAGGAGTCACAATTACTGTAAAAGATGGTAAACCTACATTCTTAAGGAATGGAGTGCCAATCTCTGATTCAGAAGTTGAACAAATAGGAAAATTAATAGGCAAGGAATCAAATCTTGGAATGTCTGATATAGGATTCTATGTAGATACATTAGGAAGAACAAAACCTATTGATATTGATGGAGCTAATCCACCTATAAACAGTCAATTGATTATTGGTACTGAATATTCAGAAAAAACTAATAAGAAGCAATGGTTTGTAAAAGGAGATGTAATAAAACCTTTCTTAGATCAAATTCAAGGAAGAAACTTTAAATTAACATCAATAGCTGGTTCGTTAACTTGGATAGCTACTCCTGTGTTAGATAATTATGGACAAATAACAGGTGTAGCAATGGCAAAATTACCTTATACTTCTTTTGTAAAGAAAACAGATAATGCTTGGAATTTTACTGATGGATTAGAACAAAGATATGATATGAATGCTCTTGATTCAGTTGAAAAGAGAATATTTAATAAACTTAATGGTATAGGTAAAAATGAAGAAGCATTATTGACACAAGCCTATGATGAAATGATGGGACATCAATATGCAAATGTACAACAAAGAGTACAAGCAACTGGAAATATTTTAGATAAAGAATTTAATCATTTAAGAGATTCTTGGTCTAACCCTTCAAAAGATTCCAATAAGATAAAGACTTTTGGAATGAAAGGTGAATATAAAACAGATACAGCAGGAGTTATAGACTATAAATACAATGCTTATGGAGTAGCTTATGTTCATGAAAATGAAGATATCAAACTTGGAAGAGGAACAGGCTGGTATACCGGTATAGTTCATAATAGATTTAAGTTCAAAGATATTGGAAATTCTAAAGAAGAACAATTACAAGCTAAGGTAGGATTATTTAAGTCAGTCCCATTTGATGATAATAATAGCTTAAATTGGACAATATCAGGAGATATGTTTGTAGGATACAATAAAATGCATAGAAAATTCTTAGTGGTAGATGAAATATTTAATGCAAAATCTAAATATTATACTTATGGAATAGGAATAAAAAATGAAATAGGAAAAGAATTTAGATTGAGTGAAGGTTTCTCAATAAGACCTTATGGAGCATTAAAAGTTGAATATGGAAGAGTATCTAAGATAAAAGAAAAATCAGGAGAAGTAAGATTAGAAGTAAAACATAATGATTACTTATCAATAAAACCAGAAGTTGGAACAGAATTAGCTTATAGGCATTACTTTGGAATTAAAACATTAAGAACTAGTCTAGAAGTAGCTTATGAAAATGAGTTAGGAAGAGTTGCAAATGGAAAGAATAAAGCAAAAGTGGCTTATACAAATGCAGATTGGTTTAATATCAGAGGAGAAAAAGAAGACAGAAGAGGAAATGTAA